A stretch of the Tannerella serpentiformis genome encodes the following:
- a CDS encoding nucleotidyl transferase AbiEii/AbiGii toxin family protein, with the protein MNWLSHSIEDRRIILRQTAETEGLPEYAIEKDWWVTMTLKAIFQTECAASLLFKGGTSLSKGWKLIQRFSEDIDLSIDHQYFRETVENNNQLKMLRKQCRRYVVDMLVGDIDCRMEAMGLSGYRIYPVVEQGGNKVSTNSDPTEIIIEYPSVIGAASDYVRPAVKVEISCLSMKEPFKVKEITTLISDAFPRAGRDTSAVIPIVLPSRTFLEKAFLLCEEFQKEAPRSLRMSRHLYDLERLMDTEFGIQALADAELYKAIVEHRRMFYHVSYADYDKNYPDRIAFYPPERSLKTWESDYKALQDAFVYGDKLPFRQLLLRIEELQRRFREMDIK; encoded by the coding sequence ATGAACTGGCTGTCTCATTCCATAGAAGATCGGCGGATCATTCTCCGTCAAACGGCCGAGACGGAAGGTCTTCCGGAATATGCGATCGAAAAAGACTGGTGGGTAACGATGACGCTGAAGGCCATATTCCAAACGGAGTGCGCCGCTTCTCTACTGTTCAAAGGCGGCACGAGCTTGAGCAAGGGCTGGAAGCTGATCCAGCGATTCAGCGAAGACATTGACCTCTCTATTGACCATCAATATTTCAGGGAAACAGTCGAAAACAACAACCAGCTAAAGATGTTGCGCAAGCAATGCCGACGTTACGTTGTCGACATGTTGGTCGGAGACATAGATTGCCGAATGGAGGCAATGGGCCTGTCCGGCTATCGGATTTATCCGGTGGTGGAACAGGGCGGCAACAAGGTGTCTACCAATAGCGATCCGACGGAGATCATCATCGAGTACCCGTCCGTCATCGGCGCGGCCTCCGACTATGTGCGGCCGGCGGTCAAAGTGGAAATCAGCTGCCTCTCCATGAAGGAACCTTTTAAGGTAAAGGAGATTACAACCTTGATCAGCGATGCGTTTCCACGTGCCGGCCGAGACACCTCGGCCGTCATTCCCATCGTGCTTCCCTCCAGAACATTCTTGGAAAAGGCCTTCCTGCTCTGCGAAGAATTTCAGAAAGAAGCGCCTCGCAGCTTGCGGATGAGCCGACACCTATATGACTTGGAGCGGTTGATGGATACCGAATTTGGCATACAGGCACTGGCTGATGCGGAGCTTTACAAAGCCATCGTCGAACATCGCAGGATGTTCTATCACGTTTCTTATGCAGACTACGACAAGAATTATCCGGATCGAATCGCTTTCTATCCTCCCGAGAGGAGCCTGAAAACGTGGGAAAGCGACTATAAGGCACTGCAAGACGCGTTTGTCTACGGGGATAAATTGCCTTTTCGCCAATTGCTGCTTCGTATAGAGGAGTTGCAGAGGCGGTTCCGAGAGATGGACATCAAATGA
- a CDS encoding conjugal transfer protein TraO, protein MHLAVELFLSDHLLFVVGGRGLFLFGSDVYPFRPAISAGFRINL, encoded by the coding sequence CTGCATCTCGCTGTAGAACTGTTCCTGTCGGATCACCTGCTCTTTGTCGTCGGCGGCCGCGGACTGTTCCTCTTCGGCTCGGACGTCTATCCTTTTCGACCTGCTATCTCGGCAGGATTTCGCATCAACCTCTAA
- a CDS encoding bifunctional DNA primase/helicase — protein sequence MSPKNSILMRLPCHYIPFAITPGMKFRNPLYDDQRASCFIYKVPRTGIYRMNDFGDPTCSGDCFWFVATLHGMDLQKDFPRILEKIIRDLSLSIPLPESASGTVRSGIDSKQVLHSTPTLVEPAGRPYRIEEKAFDESECAYWGQYGITPHVLQRYGVRSLRSFRSETAEGKRYGFMSSTHEPLFGYVRKNYVKIYRPSSATRFVYGGRLPDIYTFGIELLPQRGDMLFITGGEKDVMSLAAHGFHAICFNSETAEIDASIIEMLVRRFRHVFFLYDADETGVKASTLRCEQFAAYNVRRIELPLAGTKAEKDISDYFRLGYSAEDFHRLIADHLERLYTQTLMLLDSCEIDYRHPPDRSQTVIASRGVPLGTYDNLFCITGGEGTGKSNYVSALIAGTLLTEIPTPPPDLLGLEVTPNTSQKAVLHYDTEQSEYQLHRNVGKTLRRVGLDAMPTFYHPVFLAALSRKDRLQLIKDSLDLYHHRHGGIHLVVIDGIADLIRSANDEAESIAVVDELYRLAGIYHTCILCVLHFVPNGIKLRGHIGSELQRKSAAILSIEKDDNPALSVVKALKVRDGSPLDVPIMLFGWNKERDMHVSRGEKSEEERERCKTAELLLIAREVFRERDRLSHDELLRLIMQTVEVKERTAKDYIRHIQESGLIGQQKDNHYTLKK from the coding sequence ATGTCCCCTAAGAACAGCATTTTGATGCGGTTGCCCTGTCATTACATCCCCTTCGCCATCACACCAGGGATGAAGTTTCGCAATCCGCTCTACGATGATCAGCGGGCGTCGTGCTTCATCTATAAGGTGCCTCGAACGGGCATTTACCGCATGAACGACTTCGGGGATCCTACCTGCTCGGGCGACTGCTTTTGGTTTGTAGCGACGCTGCACGGCATGGATTTGCAAAAGGATTTCCCTCGCATCTTGGAGAAGATCATCCGTGACCTATCCCTATCCATCCCCCTGCCGGAGAGTGCTTCCGGAACAGTTCGGTCCGGAATTGACAGCAAGCAGGTACTCCACTCAACACCGACACTTGTGGAGCCGGCTGGCAGACCTTACCGCATTGAGGAAAAGGCCTTCGACGAAAGCGAATGCGCCTATTGGGGACAGTACGGGATTACACCACATGTGTTGCAGCGCTATGGCGTCCGATCACTCCGCAGCTTCCGCAGCGAGACGGCCGAAGGGAAGCGTTACGGCTTTATGAGCAGCACCCACGAGCCACTATTCGGCTACGTGCGCAAGAATTACGTGAAGATCTATCGCCCATCAAGTGCGACCCGATTCGTCTATGGCGGCCGCCTACCGGACATCTACACGTTCGGCATAGAGCTACTCCCGCAACGGGGTGACATGCTGTTCATCACCGGCGGCGAGAAGGATGTGATGTCTCTCGCCGCACACGGCTTTCACGCTATTTGCTTCAACAGTGAGACGGCAGAGATTGACGCCTCCATCATAGAGATGCTCGTTCGACGCTTCCGTCATGTCTTCTTCCTCTACGACGCTGACGAGACGGGCGTGAAGGCTTCCACCCTCAGATGCGAACAGTTTGCCGCCTACAACGTCCGACGCATCGAACTGCCACTGGCTGGAACGAAGGCCGAGAAGGACATCTCTGATTACTTCCGCTTGGGATACAGCGCGGAGGACTTCCATCGCCTGATTGCCGACCATTTGGAGCGGCTTTATACGCAAACGCTCATGCTGCTCGACTCGTGCGAGATCGATTATCGCCATCCGCCCGACCGTTCCCAAACGGTGATCGCATCGCGCGGTGTCCCGCTGGGCACCTACGACAACCTGTTCTGTATTACCGGGGGCGAAGGGACGGGGAAAAGCAATTATGTATCGGCATTAATTGCCGGGACACTGCTGACCGAGATTCCAACACCTCCACCCGATCTACTCGGGCTGGAGGTTACGCCCAACACGTCGCAAAAGGCCGTCCTACACTACGACACAGAGCAATCCGAGTACCAGCTTCACCGCAACGTGGGGAAAACCCTGCGGCGGGTCGGACTCGATGCAATGCCGACGTTTTACCACCCCGTTTTCCTCGCTGCACTCTCTCGCAAGGATCGCTTGCAGCTCATCAAAGACAGCCTTGATCTCTACCATCACCGACACGGTGGCATCCATCTTGTTGTCATCGACGGCATCGCCGACCTGATCCGTTCGGCCAACGACGAAGCCGAGAGCATCGCCGTGGTGGATGAACTCTATCGGCTGGCGGGCATTTACCACACGTGCATCCTCTGCGTGCTCCACTTTGTGCCTAACGGCATCAAGCTGCGCGGACATATCGGCTCGGAGCTGCAACGCAAGTCGGCCGCCATTCTGTCGATTGAGAAGGACGATAACCCAGCGCTGTCGGTCGTGAAGGCGCTGAAGGTGCGTGACGGCAGTCCGCTTGATGTCCCGATCATGCTCTTCGGTTGGAATAAGGAACGCGATATGCACGTCTCCCGCGGCGAGAAGTCGGAAGAAGAGCGTGAGCGATGCAAGACTGCCGAGCTGTTGCTGATCGCCCGTGAAGTGTTCCGTGAGCGTGACCGCCTCTCGCATGACGAGCTTCTTCGATTGATCATGCAGACAGTAGAAGTAAAAGAGCGGACCGCTAAAGACTACATCCGCCACATCCAAGAGAGCGGCCTGATAGGGCAACAGAAAGACAACCATTATACATTGAAGAAATGA
- a CDS encoding DUF3872 domain-containing protein codes for MKTNIRNAAWTIIVLLLAGFCWVGCDRRLDVRTVYPFQVTTMPIPKILAPGEEVEIRCTLAPERIVKGTRYTLRYFQYDGSGVLRIGRRGKPLTPNDRYVIAPGHFTLYYYSLSAERQSLEVVIEDNLGQSQTLAFDFNHKENKVSSEDISV; via the coding sequence ATGAAAACGAACATCCGTAATGCGGCATGGACAATCATCGTCCTGCTCCTGGCCGGGTTTTGCTGGGTTGGCTGTGATCGCCGTCTGGACGTGCGAACGGTTTACCCGTTCCAAGTCACCACGATGCCCATCCCGAAAATCCTTGCGCCGGGCGAAGAAGTCGAGATCCGTTGCACGCTCGCGCCCGAACGCATCGTGAAGGGCACGCGCTACACCCTGCGCTATTTTCAGTACGACGGCAGTGGAGTGCTGCGCATCGGCCGACGCGGTAAACCCCTCACGCCGAACGATCGCTACGTCATCGCGCCGGGACATTTCACCCTCTATTACTATTCACTCTCTGCCGAGCGACAGTCGCTCGAGGTCGTGATCGAGGACAACCTCGGCCAGAGTCAAACGCTCGCCTTCGACTTCAACCATAAGGAGAACAAAGTCTCTTCGGAAGACATCTCTGTCTGA
- a CDS encoding helix-turn-helix domain-containing protein: MKTKPDEPKYYDAFDVARILRIHHKTALIWGKKGMLPSVKIGNRRYFSAEGILAFKKSENCNEK, from the coding sequence ATGAAAACCAAACCAGATGAACCGAAATATTACGATGCCTTTGACGTGGCTCGTATCCTGCGCATCCACCACAAGACGGCCCTAATTTGGGGGAAGAAAGGCATGTTACCCTCCGTCAAGATCGGCAACCGCCGCTACTTTTCCGCCGAAGGCATCTTGGCGTTCAAAAAGTCGGAGAATTGCAATGAGAAGTAG
- a CDS encoding glycoside hydrolase family protein → MKTKIGRGLLALLVCAQALAAPNAHAWARSDRLFSLPRFERAVACIKHYEGQHGPKNYPYVGYGHRLLPGERLSCAMTKRQADSLLRADLKKRLVTFRRFGRDSLLLAVLSYSVGEYRLLGYGKQPKSRLVQKLESGDRDIRGEYTSFCRYRGKELKALRLRRRVELALLYEK, encoded by the coding sequence ATGAAAACGAAAATCGGACGCGGCCTGCTCGCGCTCCTTGTTTGTGCCCAAGCGCTCGCCGCGCCCAACGCGCATGCTTGGGCGCGGAGCGATCGGCTGTTCAGCCTTCCACGCTTCGAGCGAGCCGTCGCGTGCATCAAACATTACGAAGGGCAGCATGGCCCGAAGAACTATCCTTATGTCGGCTACGGTCACCGCCTGCTACCCGGTGAGCGGCTTTCGTGTGCGATGACAAAACGGCAGGCGGACTCTCTGCTTCGCGCAGATCTAAAGAAACGGCTCGTCACGTTTCGTCGCTTCGGGCGTGATTCGTTGCTCCTTGCCGTGTTGTCATACAGCGTCGGTGAATACCGCCTCTTAGGCTACGGCAAACAGCCGAAGAGTCGCCTCGTCCAGAAGCTGGAATCGGGCGACAGAGACATCCGAGGTGAGTACACCTCGTTCTGCCGATACCGCGGCAAAGAGCTGAAAGCACTGCGTTTACGACGTCGCGTGGAGCTTGCGCTACTCTATGAAAAGTGA
- a CDS encoding DUF1896 domain-containing protein — MKTTNKKEFSYYRLRLESYLKDYHPERLADEAFIRDRSDAAAQAYEDAFRQGYPVLEAGYMATEVLFAGLHFSPYYMLEQIIENEFANTIPSDRAEAFALRLLQSDSIRETIAKYEPGDDFDGSPEYDQLYTELTGVIVLSCSRRTE, encoded by the coding sequence ATGAAAACAACAAACAAGAAGGAATTCTCCTATTACCGACTGCGGTTAGAGTCCTATTTGAAAGATTATCACCCCGAACGGCTGGCCGACGAGGCGTTTATCCGCGACCGATCGGACGCCGCGGCGCAGGCCTATGAAGACGCCTTCCGGCAAGGCTATCCTGTTCTCGAAGCCGGGTATATGGCTACGGAAGTCCTCTTCGCAGGACTGCATTTTTCGCCGTATTACATGCTCGAGCAGATCATCGAGAACGAGTTCGCCAACACGATTCCGTCCGACCGCGCTGAGGCCTTTGCCTTGCGATTGTTGCAAAGCGACTCCATCCGCGAGACCATTGCGAAGTACGAGCCGGGCGACGATTTCGACGGAAGCCCGGAGTACGACCAGCTCTACACTGAACTGACCGGCGTCATCGTCCTGAGCTGCTCGAGGCGGACGGAGTGA
- a CDS encoding site-specific integrase: MKTIFRTAFYLRSNYVNKDGKVPVMLRIYLNNERLSLGSTGIAILRSQWDGKKERVKGRSTEVLSLNLELDNIQNGLLNIFRRMEFNESLSLERIKMEFLGKKEDIGTIMELFDRHITDVKKQVGVSVSSATLQKYNVCKKHFTAFLKSKYSRTDLKLSELTYIVLHDFDLYLRTTVGQAPNTATKTLKTFKTITLFGGKLGILHHDPFVNLRFHMEPVDRGFLTDEEILRVANKDLGIQRLELVRDIFIFSCFTGLAYIDVSNLTPDHIVTMDDKQWIMTKRQKTSVETNVLLLDIPRAIIAKYSHKTYRDGKLFPVLTNQKTNSYLKEIADLCGIKKKLTFHLARHTFATMSLSKGVPIESVSKMLGHTNIRTTQIYARITNKKIEHDMEQLSEKLGKFNSAMGI; encoded by the coding sequence ATGAAGACCATATTCAGAACCGCTTTCTATCTCAGAAGCAACTACGTGAACAAAGACGGGAAGGTACCCGTCATGCTGAGGATCTATCTCAACAACGAGCGACTCTCACTCGGCTCTACCGGTATAGCTATCCTTCGATCTCAATGGGATGGCAAGAAAGAGCGCGTGAAAGGCAGAAGCACGGAAGTGCTCAGCCTCAATCTCGAATTGGATAACATTCAAAACGGATTGCTAAACATCTTTCGGAGGATGGAGTTCAACGAAAGTCTATCCTTGGAGCGCATCAAAATGGAGTTCCTCGGAAAGAAAGAAGACATCGGTACGATCATGGAGCTTTTCGACAGGCATATTACCGATGTCAAGAAGCAGGTCGGCGTGTCGGTTTCTTCCGCGACATTGCAGAAATACAACGTGTGCAAAAAGCATTTCACGGCCTTCCTGAAAAGCAAATACAGCCGCACCGACTTAAAGCTCTCCGAACTGACCTATATTGTGCTCCACGACTTCGACCTTTACCTTCGGACAACCGTCGGGCAAGCGCCCAACACGGCCACTAAGACGCTGAAGACGTTCAAGACGATTACCCTCTTCGGGGGAAAGCTCGGCATTCTCCACCATGATCCTTTCGTCAATCTCCGCTTCCACATGGAGCCTGTGGACAGAGGCTTCCTGACAGACGAAGAGATCCTCAGGGTAGCCAACAAGGATTTGGGTATCCAGCGGCTGGAGCTGGTGCGGGACATTTTCATCTTTTCCTGCTTCACCGGACTGGCTTACATCGACGTGTCCAACCTCACGCCAGACCACATCGTGACGATGGACGACAAGCAGTGGATCATGACCAAGCGACAGAAAACGAGCGTGGAGACCAATGTGCTGCTTCTCGACATTCCGAGAGCGATCATTGCGAAGTACAGCCACAAGACGTATCGGGACGGCAAGCTCTTTCCCGTCCTGACGAATCAGAAGACCAATTCGTACCTCAAGGAGATCGCCGACCTCTGCGGGATCAAGAAGAAGCTGACCTTCCATCTTGCCCGCCACACCTTTGCCACCATGTCGCTAAGCAAAGGCGTCCCCATTGAATCTGTTTCCAAGATGTTAGGCCATACGAACATTCGCACGACGCAGATCTACGCCCGCATCACGAACAAGAAGATCGAACACGACATGGAGCAACTGTCCGAGAAGCTCGGTAAGTTCAACTCCGCGATGGGGATCTGA